The Haloarcula sp. CBA1127 genomic interval CGTGTCCAGATACAGACAGAGTCCGATAAACGCGAAAACGCGGCGTTTTCCCGAGAGCCGTATCGGGTTAGCGAGTGCCAAATCTGTGGGACAACCACGTCGACACGGATGAACAACGCCTAACCATCCCACACACCCCACCCCCACCCCACCCTTTCCGTACGCCACGCGGTCTTTGACTGTGTGGCCACACACCCCACCCCACTCTTTCCATACGCCACGCGGTCTCTGACTGCGTGGCCACACACCCCCCTACTCCACCCTTTCACACTAATCGCAGAGTGATGGCGTGCTCGAAAACGAGATTCCGATATTATCCGGCGGGTTCGAAGTCGGTGTCGCGCTACCGCGAGCGTGTCGTCACTTCACAACCGTCCTCGGTGATGATGACAGTGTGTTCCTTCTGACTGACGTACGCGCCGTCCTGCTCTTTGAGTACCGGGTAGCCGTGGACAATATCCTGCTGTTTCAGGCGGCGAAGCGCCATCTCCGCTCGCGGCGAGTCAAGCCAACGTGCGGCAAACGGCAGCGTGCGGTACTCCTCGGTGATCTGTTCGAGGACCTGTCGGGCCTGCCGGTTCCGAACTGAACCCTCCCGTTCGAGGGCGAAAATCTCCTCGTCAGCCCCTTCCTGCACCTTGCCGCGGCCGTCGGTGGCGAACGGCTCGATAGCGACCACGTCACCCACGTCGAGCGTCGCACCCTGTGCCACTTCGCGGTTCGGGATGTTCGGCGACGTATGCTGCTCCCAGTGACCGAGTCCGTGGCCGGTGAGGTTCACGACGGGGTTGTAGCCGTACCCTTCGATGACCTCCTCGACGGCTGCGCCGATCTGGCCCACGTCGACACCGGGGCCGGCGACGTCCAGCGCAGCGTCCAAGGCTTCAGCGGGCGCTTCGGCGAGTTCGTCCTGCCCGGAGAGGTCGACCGTCACGGCGGTGTCGGCGAGCCACCCGTCGACGTGGACGCCGATATCGAGGTTAACCATCTCTTCGCCGAAGGTGGCGTCGTCGTCGCGCTCAGGGGTGGCGTGAGCTGCCTCCTCGTCGATGGAGATGTTGACCGGGAACGCCGGCTTGCCGCCCAACTCCTTGATTTTATCCTCGGCCCACTGGGCGACTTCGAGGTGGGAGACGCCCACCTCGACGCGTTCGGCCGCCTCGTCGCGCACCTGTGCCAGAATTTCGCCTGCTTCGCGGCATTTCTCGTACTGCTCGGAATCGAAGTCCACGTCAGTCATGCACGCCGGTTAGTCGGTGGCGGCCAAAGGGGTTTCCCTCTGCTATTTCGTCGCGGTCTGCATTGCTGCGGTGTTCCGTTCGGCCCCGGTATGGCCGGCATGGTCGAGAACGATGACGCCGGCACGTCCACCGGTCGCGTCCTCGAACTCGGCGATGGCTTCTTCGGCGGCCTGTTTCGGGCCGTACGTGTCCAGTAGTTCGACAGCGCGGCGAGCCACCCCGAACCGGGCGATAGCCTCCCCTTCGCCGGTCGCGCTCGCACCACCGCGGCTGTCCGCGTAGAAGCCAGCGCCGACCTGTGGCACA includes:
- the map gene encoding type II methionyl aminopeptidase — encoded protein: MTDVDFDSEQYEKCREAGEILAQVRDEAAERVEVGVSHLEVAQWAEDKIKELGGKPAFPVNISIDEEAAHATPERDDDATFGEEMVNLDIGVHVDGWLADTAVTVDLSGQDELAEAPAEALDAALDVAGPGVDVGQIGAAVEEVIEGYGYNPVVNLTGHGLGHWEQHTSPNIPNREVAQGATLDVGDVVAIEPFATDGRGKVQEGADEEIFALEREGSVRNRQARQVLEQITEEYRTLPFAARWLDSPRAEMALRRLKQQDIVHGYPVLKEQDGAYVSQKEHTVIITEDGCEVTTRSR